The Syntrophorhabdaceae bacterium genome includes the window TTTTGCTTGTTCAAGGCACCCTTGAAAAAAAAGACGGGTTGATCAATGTAAAGGCGATCCATTTCCAGACGCTGAAAAAGTAGCGGAGCCACACGCGCCCTCTTCGAAACGGCCCTGCGGTCCCTGCATTCGTCATGGCCTCACGTGCTATTTGAATAAGTTGCCTTTGAGGATGTAATCCCAGTAAAAGTATTTGAGCAGATAGACGTGCAGATAGTAGGTCGCCCTGTCTTCTTTGACCTGCCTCAGGGCACGCGTGTAGTTGAAATGGACAAAGAAGGCGTGGCCAAAATCGGTGAGCACAGGACAGATCGTTTCCCCGTCATAGAGCGCCGATGGTTCTTTGCTTTGGAGTGTTGCCGTAAGCCGCGCGCGAAGCACCTGCGCCTCTTTACGCGATGCGGCAGCGGTCTTGGGGTTGGGGAAATTCGAGGCATCGCCGATCACAAAGATATTGCGCGCACGCTCGACCTGAAGGGTCTCCTTATTTGCGATAACCCATCCAGCCTGATCGGTGAGCCCATCCACACCTTTCACCACAGGCTCCCCGCGATTTGGCGGTACAACGGCCATAAGATCGAAGGTGAGTTTTCGTCCCGCACTATCCTCATAGGTGCCTGCTGCGCCATCGATCCTTATGGGTTTAAACTCGGTAAGTACTTCTATCCCGTTATCGTCGAGCCTTTTTCTCACATAGCTCTTAAAGGGTTCCATCTGCGGGGGCACAAACGGCGCGGGCACCGTGACCACGAGCCTCGTTTTCTTAAGAAGGCCACGGCGGCGTAGCGTGTCTGCACAGAGGAGAATAAACTCCGTAGGGGCGGCGGGACACCGGATCGGCATCTCGGTGATCGAAGAGACGATGGTGCCGCCGTTAAAATCATCGAGGGCGTCTCGCAGGGCAAGGGCGCCTTGAAGCGTGTAGAAGTTAAAGACTTTTTTCTTT containing:
- a CDS encoding FAD/NAD(P)-binding oxidoreductase; the encoded protein is MGNQRKKVVVLGAGAAGIMAANRLRKSFRADDVGITVIDREDKHYYQPGYLTLAFHMDTPESLVRDTRKLLVNDITFRQDEATGIDVDSRAVQLRNGDLPYDYLIIATGLTYADEAPEGLRSGLELKKKVFNFYTLQGALALRDALDDFNGGTIVSSITEMPIRCPAAPTEFILLCADTLRRRGLLKKTRLVVTVPAPFVPPQMEPFKSYVRKRLDDNGIEVLTEFKPIRIDGAAGTYEDSAGRKLTFDLMAVVPPNRGEPVVKGVDGLTDQAGWVIANKETLQVERARNIFVIGDASNFPNPKTAAASRKEAQVLRARLTATLQSKEPSALYDGETICPVLTDFGHAFFVHFNYTRALRQVKEDRATYYLHVYLLKYFYWDYILKGNLFK